The proteins below are encoded in one region of Neoasaia chiangmaiensis:
- a CDS encoding error-prone DNA polymerase, translating into MSTSAPHYAELQVTTYFSFLRGASSPIELFAQAKALSIEALGICDRNSLAGMVQAHVAAKEIGLRLVVGCRLDLADFPPVLVYPTGRAAYGRLCRLLSLGKARAGKGKCHLLWEDLVAWGEDLIVVMIPDTADEACALHLRKLKDIFADRAYMALTLLRRPNDQMRLYDLANLAHQAHVPTVVTNDVLFHTHDRRILQDVVTCIRHNTTIDEAGFVRERHADRYLKPPQEMARLFSRYPEAVARTMDIVERCRFSLDDLAYQYPDEVSAPGQTPQQALETLTWEAAARTYPEGTPGEVRKSLHHELGLIGRMEYAPYFLTVNSIVRYARSQDILCQGRGSAANSAVCYVLGITAIDPARNSLLFERFVSEERGEPPDIDVDFEHARREQVIQWVYEHYGRDRAALTAVVIRYRAKGALRDVGKVMGLPEDLIRTLSGQIQGWGRKLDDDALTDSSIDLSDRRIRLTLDLARCLIGVPRHLSQHPGGFVLTHDRLDELVPIEPASMEQRQIIEWDKDDIDVLKFMKVDILAMGMLTCMKKGLDLLADHKNQHFTLQTIPAEDPRTYAMIRKADTIGVFQIESRAQMSMLPRLKPRVFYDLVIEVAIVRPGPIQGDMVHPYLRRREGIEPENYPTRELEKVLRKTLGIPLFQEQAMQVAMICAGFTAAEADQLRRAMATFKNTGTVSQFQRRLIEGMRANGYPEEFAERIYQQLEGFGSYGFPESHAASFAILAYSSSWMKCTHPDVFLASLLNSQPMGFYAPAQLVRDAREHGVEIRPVCVNASRWDSTLEGPERPDGMFAVRLGMSLVKGLANDDAARIVAARTSRTFTSIDDLWRRVGVKATALTHLAEADAFRPSLGLPRREAQWAIKALRDEPLPLFAAAQVTREAEEPDVLLQPMHDGAEVVRDYNRLGLSLRDHPLTFLRGDLLAQGIVTCRQALAAKDGKRLTVAGLVLVRQRPGSAEGVVFMTLEDETANMNVIIWPDLFDANRRMILGGQMLAVKGMLQREGEVVHLVAKEIRDLSGLLADVGNRSLQDIGLELQDSRSEHLVVKSRNFH; encoded by the coding sequence ATGAGCACCTCGGCACCGCATTACGCCGAACTGCAGGTGACGACGTATTTCTCGTTTTTGCGCGGGGCGTCTTCCCCGATCGAACTGTTTGCGCAGGCAAAGGCCCTTAGCATCGAGGCACTGGGCATCTGTGACCGCAACTCTCTGGCCGGGATGGTGCAGGCCCATGTCGCGGCAAAAGAGATCGGGCTCCGCCTTGTTGTGGGATGCCGTCTCGATCTGGCGGATTTCCCTCCCGTGCTGGTCTACCCTACGGGCCGGGCCGCCTATGGCCGTCTTTGCCGCCTGCTGAGCCTCGGCAAGGCCCGTGCCGGGAAAGGAAAATGCCATCTGCTCTGGGAGGATCTGGTCGCCTGGGGTGAAGACCTGATCGTCGTCATGATCCCGGACACGGCGGACGAGGCCTGCGCGCTGCATCTGCGCAAGCTGAAGGACATCTTTGCCGACAGGGCCTACATGGCGCTCACCCTGCTACGCCGTCCCAATGACCAGATGCGATTGTATGATCTTGCCAACCTGGCGCATCAGGCACATGTGCCAACCGTCGTGACCAATGACGTGCTGTTCCACACCCATGACCGGCGTATCCTGCAGGATGTCGTCACCTGCATCCGGCACAACACGACCATCGACGAGGCCGGGTTCGTCCGCGAACGTCATGCCGACCGTTATCTCAAGCCACCGCAGGAGATGGCCCGGCTGTTCAGCCGTTACCCTGAAGCGGTCGCCCGCACCATGGATATCGTGGAGCGCTGCCGTTTCTCGCTCGATGATCTGGCCTACCAGTATCCCGATGAAGTGTCCGCGCCCGGTCAGACGCCCCAGCAGGCTCTGGAAACCCTGACATGGGAGGCCGCAGCCCGCACCTACCCCGAAGGGACTCCGGGCGAGGTTCGCAAAAGTCTGCACCATGAACTGGGTCTGATCGGGCGCATGGAATACGCGCCCTATTTTCTGACGGTGAACAGCATCGTCCGCTATGCTCGCAGCCAGGACATTCTCTGTCAGGGACGTGGATCGGCTGCCAATAGTGCCGTCTGTTATGTGCTGGGCATTACCGCCATTGATCCGGCCCGAAACTCCCTGCTGTTCGAACGCTTCGTCTCTGAAGAGCGCGGCGAACCGCCGGATATCGATGTGGATTTTGAACACGCACGCCGTGAGCAGGTCATCCAGTGGGTCTATGAGCATTACGGGCGTGACCGGGCAGCCCTGACAGCCGTGGTGATCCGCTATCGCGCCAAGGGGGCCTTACGCGATGTCGGCAAGGTCATGGGCTTGCCGGAAGACCTGATCCGCACACTGTCGGGCCAGATTCAGGGCTGGGGGCGCAAGCTGGACGATGACGCCCTGACTGACAGCAGCATTGATTTGTCCGACCGGCGCATCCGTCTGACCCTTGATCTGGCCCGCTGCCTGATTGGTGTACCTCGTCACCTGTCACAGCACCCCGGAGGATTTGTGCTGACGCATGACCGGCTGGATGAGCTTGTGCCCATTGAGCCTGCATCGATGGAGCAGCGCCAGATCATCGAGTGGGACAAGGACGATATCGACGTCCTGAAATTCATGAAGGTCGATATCCTCGCTATGGGCATGCTGACTTGCATGAAAAAGGGGCTGGATCTGCTGGCGGACCATAAGAATCAGCACTTCACCCTTCAGACCATCCCGGCGGAGGATCCACGCACTTACGCCATGATCAGGAAGGCTGACACCATTGGCGTCTTCCAGATTGAATCCCGCGCCCAGATGTCCATGCTACCACGGCTCAAACCGCGTGTGTTCTACGATCTCGTCATTGAAGTGGCGATCGTAAGGCCCGGACCAATTCAGGGCGATATGGTGCATCCGTATCTCCGAAGGCGCGAAGGGATCGAACCGGAAAACTATCCCACCCGGGAATTGGAAAAGGTTCTGAGGAAAACACTGGGTATTCCCTTATTTCAGGAGCAGGCGATGCAGGTCGCCATGATCTGTGCGGGGTTTACTGCCGCTGAGGCCGATCAGTTGCGTCGGGCCATGGCGACGTTCAAAAATACCGGCACTGTCTCACAGTTCCAGAGACGTCTGATCGAAGGCATGCGGGCCAACGGTTACCCGGAAGAATTTGCAGAACGGATCTATCAGCAGCTCGAAGGGTTCGGGTCTTACGGATTTCCCGAGAGCCATGCCGCCAGTTTCGCCATTCTGGCCTATTCGTCGTCCTGGATGAAATGCACCCATCCGGATGTGTTTCTGGCCTCGCTTCTGAACAGTCAACCAATGGGATTTTATGCACCAGCACAACTGGTTCGCGATGCGCGGGAACATGGCGTGGAAATCCGGCCAGTTTGTGTGAATGCCTCGCGCTGGGACAGCACACTGGAAGGGCCGGAAAGACCAGACGGGATGTTCGCCGTGCGACTGGGTATGAGTCTGGTCAAGGGGCTGGCCAATGACGATGCGGCCCGAATTGTTGCCGCACGGACCTCGCGCACGTTTACCTCGATCGATGATCTGTGGCGTCGGGTTGGCGTGAAGGCGACAGCACTGACCCATCTGGCAGAAGCGGATGCGTTCCGGCCTTCGCTCGGGTTGCCACGGCGCGAGGCGCAGTGGGCAATCAAGGCGCTACGGGACGAACCGCTGCCGCTGTTCGCGGCAGCCCAGGTAACGCGGGAAGCGGAGGAGCCGGATGTGCTGCTGCAGCCCATGCACGACGGGGCGGAAGTGGTGCGCGATTACAACCGGCTTGGCCTGAGCCTGCGGGATCATCCGCTGACTTTTCTGCGGGGTGATCTGCTGGCACAGGGCATCGTCACCTGTCGGCAGGCGCTGGCGGCAAAGGATGGAAAGCGCCTGACTGTCGCTGGGCTAGTGCTGGTTCGGCAACGCCCCGGCTCAGCCGAAGGCGTGGTGTTCATGACGCTGGAGGATGAGACGGCCAACATGAACGTCATCATCTGGCCGGATCTATTCGATGCGAACCGACGGATGATATTGGGCGGACAGATGCTGGCCGTAAAAGGCATGCTGCAGAGGGAGGGCGAGGTCGTGCATCTGGTGGCGAAGGAGATCAGGGACCTATCGGGATTGCTGGCGGATGTCGGGAACCGCTCCTTGCAAGACATTGGTTTAGAACTACAGGACTCCAGATCCGAACATCTGGTGGTAAAGTCACGAAACTTCCACTGA
- a CDS encoding ATP-dependent helicase, producing MNPEPSPASGSDDYLSRLNDAQRQAVTHGTGVSPGRADSSPLLVIAGAGSGKTNTLAHRVAHLIASGADPRRILLLTFSRRASVEMTRRVERICKTALGDKAGPLADALAWAGTFHAIGARLLREYAQQIGMDPAFSIHDREDSADLMNLIRHDLGFSKTEKRFPGKGTCLAIYSRVVNSGAPLADVLLKHYPWCAGWDAQLKQLFAGYVTAKQEQGVLDYDDLLLCWAQMVSDPVLAADIGGKWDHMLVDEYQDTNRLQAEILLGMKPDGRGLTVVGDDAQSIYAFRAATVRNILDFPASFDPPACVVTLDRNYRSTKPILDAANAVIGEAAERFTKDLWTERQSDELPRLVTIWDDTAQANYIADRVLEEREAGTPMKQQAVLFRASHHSSTLEVELTRRNIPFVKFGGLKFLDSAHVKDVLALLRFAQNPRDRIAGFRVLQLLPGVGPTSARRVLDTMGESAHPFEALKDLKAPPRSGEAWTGFVNLLTALGSHQVGWPGEIAVVRYWYEPHLERLHEDASTRLADLVQLEQIAGGYPSREKFLTELTLDPPDATSDQAGVPLLDEDYLILSTIHSAKGQEWKNVFVMNAVDGCIPSDLATGEQDDIEEERRLLYVAMTRAKDSLDIMVPQRFYVHGQHSRGDRHVYASRSRFIDRDMLPLFQSVSWPVVKPEEQARQEAVQSVRIDMAARLRGMWS from the coding sequence TTGAATCCAGAACCTTCTCCCGCTTCGGGCAGCGACGATTATCTGTCCCGTCTGAATGATGCGCAGCGGCAGGCCGTCACGCACGGGACCGGGGTCTCGCCGGGCAGGGCGGATTCATCCCCGCTGCTGGTCATCGCCGGCGCCGGTTCGGGCAAGACCAACACACTGGCGCACCGGGTCGCGCATCTGATCGCCTCGGGTGCCGATCCGCGCCGCATCCTGCTGCTGACCTTCTCGCGGCGGGCCAGTGTCGAGATGACGCGACGGGTAGAGCGGATCTGCAAAACGGCGCTCGGCGACAAGGCCGGTCCTCTGGCCGATGCGCTGGCCTGGGCCGGGACGTTTCATGCCATCGGCGCCCGGCTGCTGCGGGAGTATGCGCAGCAGATTGGCATGGACCCGGCCTTCTCGATCCATGATCGGGAGGATTCCGCCGATCTGATGAATCTGATCAGGCATGATCTGGGGTTTTCCAAAACCGAGAAGCGTTTTCCCGGCAAGGGCACGTGCCTTGCCATCTACTCCCGTGTGGTCAATTCCGGCGCACCGCTCGCCGACGTGTTGTTGAAGCATTATCCGTGGTGCGCGGGCTGGGACGCGCAGCTCAAACAGCTCTTTGCAGGTTATGTTACGGCCAAGCAGGAACAGGGTGTGCTGGATTACGACGATCTGCTGCTGTGCTGGGCGCAGATGGTGAGCGATCCGGTGCTGGCCGCCGATATCGGCGGCAAATGGGATCATATGCTGGTCGACGAGTATCAGGACACCAACCGGCTGCAGGCGGAGATCCTGCTGGGCATGAAGCCCGACGGACGCGGACTGACGGTGGTGGGCGACGACGCGCAGAGCATATACGCTTTTCGGGCGGCGACCGTGCGCAACATCCTTGATTTCCCGGCGTCCTTCGATCCCCCGGCATGCGTCGTGACGCTGGACCGGAATTATCGCTCGACAAAGCCCATTCTGGATGCGGCCAACGCCGTCATTGGCGAAGCTGCCGAGCGGTTCACCAAGGATCTGTGGACCGAGCGACAGTCCGACGAACTTCCCAGGCTCGTGACAATCTGGGACGACACCGCCCAGGCGAACTATATCGCGGATCGTGTGCTGGAAGAGCGGGAGGCCGGCACGCCGATGAAGCAGCAGGCGGTGTTGTTCCGGGCCTCGCACCATAGCAGCACGCTGGAGGTGGAACTGACAAGGCGCAACATCCCGTTCGTGAAGTTCGGCGGCCTGAAGTTTCTCGACAGCGCCCATGTGAAGGACGTGCTGGCTCTGCTGCGCTTTGCCCAGAACCCGCGCGACCGCATCGCGGGCTTCCGGGTCCTGCAGCTTCTGCCGGGCGTGGGGCCGACCTCAGCTCGGCGCGTGCTGGACACGATGGGTGAGAGTGCCCATCCCTTCGAGGCATTGAAGGATCTGAAAGCCCCACCGCGCAGTGGCGAGGCCTGGACGGGTTTCGTGAACCTGCTGACAGCCCTTGGCAGTCATCAGGTCGGCTGGCCGGGCGAGATCGCGGTTGTGCGGTACTGGTATGAGCCGCATCTGGAGCGGCTGCATGAGGACGCCTCCACCCGTCTGGCGGACCTGGTGCAACTGGAGCAGATCGCCGGCGGTTATCCCTCACGTGAGAAATTCCTCACCGAACTGACACTCGACCCGCCGGATGCAACGTCCGATCAGGCTGGCGTGCCGTTGCTGGATGAGGATTATCTGATCCTCTCGACGATCCATTCCGCCAAGGGGCAGGAATGGAAGAACGTGTTCGTGATGAACGCCGTCGACGGCTGCATTCCGTCCGATCTGGCTACCGGCGAGCAGGATGACATCGAGGAGGAACGCCGGCTGCTCTATGTGGCTATGACACGGGCGAAGGACAGTCTCGATATCATGGTGCCGCAGCGTTTTTACGTGCATGGCCAGCACAGCCGGGGCGACCGGCATGTCTATGCTTCACGGAGCCGCTTCATCGACCGCGATATGCTGCCCCTGTTTCAGTCTGTATCCTGGCCCGTTGTGAAGCCAGAGGAGCAGGCCCGGCAGGAGGCGGTGCAGTCCGTGCGGATCGACATGGCCGCCCGTCTGCGCGGCATGTGGTCGTAA
- a CDS encoding ImuA family protein: protein MTAETAKKPGLETLRAAISRLEGHCDRRRTVLPFGVREIDSRLPGGGLALGALHEVAGGGNDALHSAAAGQFCAGIAARTRGKVLWIVTRQDVFAPSLKQVGLSARRTIYVEASSEVDVLACFEEGLRHGGLGAVVAEVSRLSMTASRRLQLAAETSGSLGIAIRRWRRQTDAADFGQPTASVTRWRVSVLPSLPLPVPGVGRSRWLLELIRARAGECADFEVEACDGKGRLSLPAALADRPDQETTWTRRARA from the coding sequence ATGACTGCTGAAACCGCGAAAAAACCCGGTCTGGAGACGCTGCGGGCTGCGATCAGCCGTCTCGAAGGGCACTGCGACCGACGCCGCACGGTGCTGCCTTTTGGCGTGCGCGAGATCGACAGTCGCCTGCCCGGTGGCGGTCTGGCGCTAGGTGCGTTGCATGAAGTGGCAGGAGGCGGGAATGATGCTCTGCACAGTGCCGCCGCCGGTCAGTTCTGCGCCGGGATTGCCGCCCGTACGCGCGGTAAGGTGCTCTGGATCGTCACCCGTCAGGACGTGTTCGCCCCTTCCCTGAAACAGGTGGGGCTTTCTGCGCGGCGGACGATCTATGTCGAGGCCAGTTCGGAAGTCGATGTGCTGGCCTGCTTCGAGGAAGGGCTGCGGCATGGCGGCCTCGGAGCTGTTGTCGCGGAAGTATCCCGCCTGTCCATGACGGCCTCGCGTCGCCTGCAACTGGCGGCTGAAACGTCTGGTTCGCTTGGCATCGCGATCCGCCGCTGGCGACGACAGACGGATGCGGCGGATTTTGGCCAGCCGACTGCCAGTGTGACACGCTGGCGGGTCTCCGTCCTGCCTTCCCTACCGTTGCCGGTGCCCGGTGTAGGCCGTTCTCGCTGGCTGCTGGAACTGATCCGTGCCCGCGCAGGCGAATGTGCCGATTTTGAAGTGGAGGCTTGTGATGGCAAGGGTCGTCTCTCTTTACCTGCCGCTCTGGCCGACCGACCGGATCAGGAAACGACTTGGACCAGACGCGCCCGCGCCTGA
- a CDS encoding DUF6504 family protein, with protein sequence MARVVSLYLPLWPTDRIRKRLGPDAPAPETPLALAGREGRRRVVLSVDLAARKLGLRPGTPIAKAQALYPDLVLMDADPEGDRLGLEKLALWFQHRIAPIVAVDAPDGLVLDTTGADHLHGGELPMLKDMVHRMAGAGFRAKAVVADTWGAAHALARYGRLAIAVVPSDKTTSALADLPVEALRLPSPIIEGLPTLGVSRIGPLAAMPRAPLALRFGPDVARRLDQAFGRMGEAIMPVRPVDPVEVSRNFAEPIGAAETIAKYIGKLVPLLCQGLDERGQGVRRLDLLLHRVDNRTEAIRVATAMPVRDVKRLTRLLCEKIETINPGFGIERMVLIASLAEPMDRRQTVSSLIAEEEADVSDLIDTLANRVGTQALYRFAPVESDLPERSFCRVPALAPEETKDWPEHWPRPTRLLARPEPVQAMAELPDQPPLFFIWRGVRRKVKCADGPERVFGEWWKNDAELTIARDYFRVEDTSGERFWLYRAGDGEHGETGSQGWFLHGIFG encoded by the coding sequence ATGGCAAGGGTCGTCTCTCTTTACCTGCCGCTCTGGCCGACCGACCGGATCAGGAAACGACTTGGACCAGACGCGCCCGCGCCTGAAACGCCGCTCGCACTGGCCGGGCGTGAAGGACGACGACGAGTTGTCCTGTCGGTCGATCTGGCCGCCCGCAAGCTGGGACTGCGTCCCGGCACACCAATCGCCAAGGCCCAGGCGCTGTATCCCGATCTGGTGCTGATGGACGCCGATCCCGAGGGAGACCGTCTGGGGCTGGAAAAGCTGGCGCTGTGGTTCCAGCACCGGATCGCGCCCATCGTGGCCGTCGATGCACCGGACGGGCTGGTTCTGGACACGACGGGGGCGGATCACCTGCACGGCGGTGAACTTCCCATGCTCAAGGACATGGTTCATCGCATGGCGGGCGCAGGTTTTCGGGCAAAAGCTGTGGTGGCGGACACCTGGGGGGCGGCCCATGCACTGGCTCGCTATGGCCGGTTAGCGATTGCGGTTGTCCCTTCAGATAAAACGACCTCTGCTCTGGCAGATCTGCCCGTTGAAGCACTCCGCCTGCCCTCACCTATCATTGAGGGTCTGCCCACGCTGGGCGTATCCCGCATCGGACCACTGGCCGCCATGCCACGTGCACCGCTGGCGCTGCGTTTCGGACCGGATGTCGCCCGTAGGCTGGATCAGGCGTTCGGGCGTATGGGGGAAGCTATCATGCCAGTCCGCCCGGTGGATCCGGTCGAGGTCAGCCGTAATTTTGCCGAGCCGATCGGGGCCGCCGAAACCATCGCCAAATATATCGGCAAGCTGGTGCCGCTGCTCTGCCAGGGACTGGACGAGCGCGGACAGGGCGTGCGCCGTCTTGATCTGCTGCTGCATCGGGTGGACAACCGCACCGAGGCGATCCGCGTGGCGACCGCCATGCCGGTACGCGATGTGAAGCGCCTGACGCGGCTGCTGTGCGAGAAAATCGAAACGATCAATCCGGGCTTCGGCATCGAGCGCATGGTGCTAATCGCCTCTCTGGCGGAGCCCATGGATCGGCGCCAGACCGTCTCCTCGCTCATCGCCGAAGAAGAAGCCGATGTGTCCGACCTGATCGACACACTGGCCAACCGTGTCGGTACACAGGCGCTCTATCGCTTTGCCCCAGTGGAAAGCGACCTGCCCGAACGCTCTTTCTGCCGTGTGCCTGCCCTTGCACCTGAAGAGACAAAGGACTGGCCGGAGCATTGGCCACGTCCCACCCGCCTGCTGGCACGACCTGAGCCGGTGCAGGCCATGGCGGAACTGCCGGACCAGCCGCCCTTGTTCTTCATCTGGCGGGGCGTGCGGCGGAAAGTGAAATGCGCTGACGGGCCTGAGCGGGTCTTTGGCGAGTGGTGGAAAAATGACGCCGAGCTGACCATCGCCCGCGATTACTTCCGGGTGGAGGACACGAGCGGCGAGCGGTTCTGGCTTTACCGTGCCGGTGATGGTGAGCACGGCGAGACCGGCTCGCAGGGCTGGTTTCTGCACGGGATTTTCGGATGA
- a CDS encoding SOS response-associated peptidase, protein MCNLYSMTSNPQAIKDVAKVLEDRTGNLQPLPEIYPNTMAPIVRNGTNGRELVMGRWGMPTPPGYLKGHKVDRGVTNIRNPTSTWWKRWEGVAHRCLVPLTAFSEPERLPDGKLQPVWFARSDGEQVAFFAGIWCRWTSVRKLADGETTDDLFGFLTTEANREVGAIYPKAMPVILTQPDELDIWMNAPVTEALCLQKPLSDAMLACVDSPQPLK, encoded by the coding sequence ATGTGCAATCTCTATTCCATGACTTCCAACCCACAGGCGATCAAGGACGTTGCAAAAGTCCTCGAGGATCGCACGGGGAATCTCCAGCCATTGCCCGAGATTTACCCGAACACGATGGCGCCGATTGTGCGGAATGGCACGAACGGTCGTGAACTGGTCATGGGCCGCTGGGGCATGCCGACACCGCCGGGATACCTGAAAGGCCATAAGGTGGATCGTGGTGTCACCAACATCCGCAATCCGACCTCGACATGGTGGAAGCGATGGGAAGGTGTGGCACATCGCTGTCTGGTGCCGCTGACGGCGTTCTCGGAGCCGGAGCGTCTGCCTGACGGGAAATTGCAGCCTGTGTGGTTTGCCCGCAGCGACGGTGAGCAGGTGGCTTTCTTTGCCGGTATCTGGTGCCGATGGACATCCGTGCGGAAACTGGCTGATGGAGAGACAACGGATGACCTGTTTGGATTTCTGACCACCGAGGCGAACCGGGAAGTTGGAGCCATCTATCCGAAAGCCATGCCGGTTATTCTGACGCAGCCAGATGAACTGGATATATGGATGAATGCGCCTGTCACCGAGGCTCTATGTCTTCAGAAGCCTTTGTCGGATGCCATGCTTGCTTGTGTCGATTCTCCGCAGCCTTTGAAATGA